The genomic interval CTCCGGTACATGTTTCTACAGCAGCAGCCTTCGGTACATTGCAGCCTGCTTTTCCGGAAACCGGATTGAAGGAACTGATTCAACTTCCTGTAAGTGAATGGAGAAAATCATTGAAAAATGATTTTGAGCATACTGTTTTCTCTAAATATCCTGAAATTGCCCGGATAAAAGAGCAGCTTTATCATGCGGGTGCAAAATTTGCGTTAATGAGTGGCAGTGGTTCAAGTGTATTTGCGATATTTGAGCAGGCAGTCACCTTACCGCAACTGGAAAAAGATAATCAAGTGTTTTATAATATTTAAGCTAGCAATGGAAATCAACTTAATACGTAAGAGCGGTTTATTCAATTTTGAAGCCGAAAATTCGGGAGGAAAAACAGTCGAACTGGATGCAAATCCTAAGATAGGCGGGGAAGGTAAAGGTTTCAGGCCTATGGAAATGTTACTGGTTGGCTTAGGTGGATGCAGCGGGATTGATGTGGTGAATGTACTGACCAAGCAGAAAGAACCACTCAACGATATTAAAATTAAAATAAATGCCACTCGTAAGGAGGAAGAAGTCCCTCCGGTTTTTGAGGTAATTGATATCCATTTTGAGCTTTACGGAAACCTGAATGAACAAAAGGTGGAAAGAGCTTTAGCCCTGACTTTTGATAAGTACTGTTCGGTTTCAAATATTCTGGGCCGTTCAGCGACCATCAACTTTTCATATACTATCCATAATTAATAACATGCAAGAAGATAATTTTGAAACCCTGGCCATCCGTTTGCAAACTGAACGCAGTCAGTATAAAGAACATTCAGTACCCCTTTACTTAACTTCAAGTTATAAGTTTGACGACTCCGAAGAGATGCGCGCCTTGTTTGCGAATGAAAAAGAAGGAAATGTTTATAGCCGTTATGCCAATCCTAATACTTCAGAGCTGATTGAAAAGATGGCAGCGCTGGAGGGTGCTGAAACGGGTTGGGTAACTGCTACAGGTATGGCTGCTATTTTTACCACTTTTGCTACTTTTCTGAGTGCAGGAGATCATATTTTATCAAGCCGTTCTGTTTTCGGTTCTTCTCACCAGCTGTTGAATGGGATTTTTCCTAAATGGAATATTTCCTATACTTATGCTGACCTGGATAAAAAAGAACAATGGGAAAATGGTATTCAGCCAAATACTAAAGTAATTTTTGTGGAAACACCTTCTAATCCCGGAATTGATATTATCGATTTAGAATGGATTGGCCAGCTGGCTAAAAAACATAATATATTACTGATCGTTGATAACTGTTTTGCAACTCCATATTTACAGCAGCCACTAAAATATGGTGCTGATATTTCTATACACTCTGCCACGAAATTTATTGATGGACAGGGACGTACTTTAGGTGGTGTGATTTTGGGCTCTGATAAACTGATCAGACAAATTGAAGGTTTCGCAAGACATAGCGGGCCGGCGATGTCACCATTTAATGCATGGATACTTTCCAAGAGTTTAGAAACACTGGCTGTTCGTATGGACAGACATTGTGAAAGTGCTTTAAAAGTAGCTGAATTTTTAGAAGCACATCCTCAAGTTAAACAGGTCAGGTATCCGTTTTTACCTTCACATCCGCAATATGATATTGCTAAAAAGCAAATGAAGCTGGGTGGTGGTATTGTAACATTAACGATTAATGGTGGTGTAACAGCAGCAGGAAGCTTTATGGATAAACTGAAGATGTTTTCTATTTCAGCGAATCTTGGCGATACCCGTTCTATTGCTACCCATCCGGCAACAAGTACGCATGCGAAACTGACTGAAGAAGAAAGGTTGCAGGTGGGTATTGAACAGGGAACTGTCCGCCTTTCTATCGGGCTGGAACATATCAATGATATTATTGCTGATATTGAGCAGGCATTGAGCTAAACAAAATATTAAATAGTTATCCTTGATTTTTGAAGGATAACTATTTTTTACCCTCTGCACACTACTTTTTGCCTCTGAATATATTGATAAATTTATCCAGAAGGCTTTGTCTGGCTACCGGGATCTCAAATCCTGATGCTTTTACTTTTTCTTTGTATTCTTCTGCTAAAATCTTGTTTTCAAAACCAGGTACATACGTGTAAACCTCATATAAATTCAGGTTGGCTTCTTCATAACCTGATTCTGCTGCTTTTTTATAGCGGTCAATGGCCAGTGGGATATTGACTTTCATTTCTATCCCATCCTGTGCATAAGTACCGAGCTGCCAATGCGCATAACTTTCATTATCGGCAGCTGCCTTCACTAAATAAGGCAATGCTTTAGCGGTGTCGCCAAGATGGTTATATAGCCAGGCTAATTCGACATTCACGTTTTCATCTTCTTTTTCTGCTATCAGATAATACTTTAAAGCCAGTTCGTAATTTTCAGGGGTTCTTGGCAAAACGTCATAGTAATAGGTTGCGAGCTTAAAAGCTGCTGGCTGGTAACCTGCTTCAAAGGCCTGTGTATACCAATAACACATTTGCAACTCGTCCGGCGGAATTCCCATACCAGCCGAATAACAAATACCTGTGTTGTACATTCCCACAACAGAACCTGCTTTTGCTGAGCTCAGAAATAATTGGAAGGATGCTTCTTCGTTTTTATATTCCGGATAAAGGTCATCTGCATCTTCATAGATAAGAGCCAGATCATTCATCGAATACGCATGATTCAGTGTTACGGCCTCCTGAAAAAGTTTGACAGCTTTTGCTATATCCGCTTTTTTTCCTGTTGCCAGCAATGCTTTTGCCAGTTTATAAAGCGAATCTCCCGGAGGAAGATTTTTATTGATGAAGGCTTGAAGCTGAATAGCCTGATCTGCATTGAAATAGTAAAACTCATATGCACTATTGGAATCAATATAATCCTGCAATATTTGCGGGTCGGCATCTGTGATCGTATCTTGATTAATCAAATAGACCTGATTGTCTTTATAAGCATAACAAGAGTCTTCGTGATCATTGCTGCTGATGATAAAATCATAGCTAACAGGTGACCCGGATTTTCCGAATGCATTGATCACACCCCATAAACCATTTTGCTGAACAGCAAGGGTAGTCTGATTCAATACATTGATCTGGTCGTAGCACAGTTCAGTGATTTGCTGATTAAAATTACCCACTGAAAGATAAATTCCATATTTCTTACCTTTCTTGATTTTTAGAAATGTGCAGTATTCATCCTTCGCTTCATCAGGTATTGCCGGATATAAAAGCTGAATTGGTTCGTTTAAAACCAGGTCAAGTTTTTCAATTTTATCATAATCGAAACCAAGAAGCAGTTGCCCTTTATAATCGATTAAGCCTTGTTTTTTCTGCTTTCTAAGGATGAAAATGGTGTAGAGATTCTCTTTTATCTTTTCATAGCCGCTGATCAGCAGTTGTGCCTGATCATTGTATAATAAATTCTCTGTTGTGTTTTCGCTTTTGATAAGTTCATAGAGATAGGATTCCCCTGGGATATTGAAGCTGTTCACCCATTGCGGGCTGCCTTCAGTTAGCCTTATAAAACGGTTAGTATAGATTAATTTTGTCTCTTTATCCGGAACAGGAATCATAAAGGTTGATCCGTAATCGTCGGAGGTTACAGGCTCTTCATGCTCAAAAGGAATGAGGATTGTATTTTTTATATCAACGACTCCCCATTGATCATTTAACCTGGCCGTGAAATAGCGGCCGTCTGAAAGTATATCTGTCAGATCCTGATATTGGAAATCAAGAACAACCAATCCTTTTTTATCAATTAAGCCATATTGGCCTGCTTTGACTACAGCAGCATAATCCTCTTCAAAATCAAAGGCGTCATCAAATTGAAGCTTTATAAATTCCTGACCACTTTTGTTTACATAGCCGAACTTACCGCCTGTGGAGACCACAGCAATATCATCATAGCTAAAATCATAAATGTGCTCATAAACCGGAGCAATTATGATTTTTCCTGCTCCATCTTTTAAACCTTTCAGTCCATTTTCTTCAAAAATCTCAGTATCTGCGGGTGCAGGATGATCAATCATTGCCCATCCATAATCAAATCCTTCGTAATTCAGCAGTTCTTTGAAATTTGTGAAACCCTGGCCCGTGAATCCGGAGGCCAAAGAAAGATTTAACTGCGAGCAATCATCAGTGTCCATCGCATTGGTGAGAATTGCATTGTTATACCTGATGTTTTCCAGCCATTCCTGTGCCTGATCGCCATGGGTTTCGTCGCTCATGTTAAATACATCAGAAGCATTGAGCAGGAAATAAGGCTGATCCAAGCCATCCAGATAATTAAAAAGACGTTCTTTAGCGAGTTGAAAAGCTTCTGTATGAGCAATTAATTCATCCTGATGCTTTTCGATGAAGTTGTAGAATCTTTTGAAGTTTGCTATACCTGCTTCAGCGTGGTAAAAAAGAACAGGGCTATCTTCTGGTTCCTCCGGATTAAAACTAAGATGTACATCAAAGCTCCCGTCTGCAATAATACGGCCGTCACTAACTAATAATGGATGAAGCAGAATAGAAAGTTCATATCCCCATTCCATCATTTCTATGCTTTGCTCATTATAGGCATCTGGTTCGCTGGTGTTATACAGGTATACTCTGTGGGACATAGGTTAAATAATTATTTTTATTTACTTTGGCGAAACTATGAAAATATCAGCTGCTATAGTACTGCTTTCACTAATTTTTATTCAGGCAAATGGACAGTCTATCATCCATCCGCAAGATAAATTAAAAATTGTTACCCCATCTCTGATTGTATTGGGTAATGTGCAGGATGGTGGCTCGCCACATATTGGCTGTATGAAGACGTGTTGTGAAAAATTGTTCATTAATCCAGACCCAACCCGTATGGTTTCCTCTTTGGGGGTCATTGATCCGGAGCATAAATTAACCTGGTTATTTGATGCTACCCCGGATTTTACTTTTCAGTCGAAAGCTTTAAAAAATGCCGCTGAATTTGGTGCTAAAGAAGTTCCTGACGGTATTTTTATCACACATGCACATATGGGTCATTACACAGGTTTAATGTATCTGGGCAGGGAAGCTTTGAACTCCAGACAAGTACCCGTTTATGCTATGCCAAAAATGAAGTATTTTCTGGAACATAACGGGCCGTGGAGCCAACTGATTACCCTGAATAATATCAGCATCAGGCCTGTTCAGAACGGACAGACAAATACGCTGTCTTCGAATATTAAAGTAACGGCTTTTAAAGTCCCGCACCGGGATGAGTTTTCTGAAACAGTTGGTTATCAGATCGAAGGGCCAAATAAAAAAGCATTGTTTATCCCGGATATTGACAAATGGTCCAAATGGGACAAAAATATTGCAGATGAAATCAAGAAGGTAGATTATGCGTTTATTGATGCTACATTTTACGATGCCGCGGAGATGAACAACAGACCAATTGCTGAAATTCCGCACCCTTTAGTGGTGGAGAGTATGGAACTGTTCAAAAATCTGCCGTTACAGGAAAAAGATAAAATTTATTTTATCCATATGAACCATACCAATCCTTTATTGAATCCACAAAGCGGACAAACAAAAACTGTTCTTAAAAACGGATTCCATATTGCACGGTATAACGACGTATTTGAATTGTAAAAAGGCTTAGCTGATATAATCTCTGTCTTCGTCACTCAAAGCGCCTTTTACAGGAGGTGGATTAACGGGAAGGATTTCGTCTTCATTTCTATCATAAGTACTGATGACAGTTCTTGGACGGCCTGCCCAATATCCCAGCAGGAAACCAGCAAATGTGCATATTCCTACAACCAGTAATTTAGAAATGTCCTTTTTAATGAATATAAAGTCGAATTGTACTGCGTCTGTATTCATCATCAGAAAAATAGTGATTAATACGGTGAGAATGATGATCAGGATGGTTTTAGTACGCATGAGCTTAGAAAGTATAGTTAACAATTAATTCAAAAATAGGATGATGATGATATTCTTTGTTTACAAACACAAATCTTGTACCTAAATCAACATTCGGCTGGTAACGCAGCAGATTCATATTGCCATGTAATTCAAATCCATAAGTTTTAGGCTGGGACATATTGCTGTCTGTACCCAGATTCTCATAATGACAGAATATACCGCCCCTCACATTTCTGATATAAGCCAGCGGGCCAATTTCTGCATCAGGATAAAAAAGAGGGAAACGATAATTGAAAAGCAAAGTATTTTTAAGCCTGCTTTTCGCCATGATATTGTTGTAACCATATACTGTATTGATATCGTTATTGTAAGTCCTGATTCCGGTTGCCTCCTGGTAATTGAAATTGGCGAGGAAGGAGTGGTTTTTAGCCAGTCCGGGAAAATAAAGAAAACCTGCTACTGTAAATAAATCTCCGGTTAACTGTTTGTCGAAAGGCTGGCTATAATAAGAAAACCTTAAAATCTGTGCCCATTTTGGGGCGATATCTCTTTCAGCAGTTCTGGTGGTATGGGTAAAGGTGAATCCTGTTTCTAATGGAAACCGGAGTGCGGTGACAAAATTGGCAGGTAAATTCTGCGCATCGTATCTTTGCGTATAGCTTGTTCCTGCATTCACCGAAAAATTATAATTGTGATTTTGTGCACTCAGATTAATGGGAACAACTGCCTGCAGTCTGACATAATTCTCCCGCCAGTCTCCTTGTTTAGTACCTGACCCTGTAGAATAAAAAGTTCTGCGCGGCCGGTTACTGTAAGTCAGGTTGAAAATAGGATATAAACTTTTAAAGCTGGCTCCTGCATTATATTCAAACCTGCCAAGATCGCGCTGATAGTTTACTCCGGCATAAGCATCAAAAGTATTCAATAAGTTGTTTGACCTGAATTGTAAGCCTCCTTTGTATTCATCCTCTATTACCGGGATTAAACTGTGTACATTGATCAGGTGGCCTAACTTGTGGTAAGGTGCGGAAGTAAAACTGCTGTCGGGGATGTGATCAAATACATTGCCTGTATTTTCCTGTTTTTCGGCAGCTGCGCCAAAGAAGACAAAATTGTCCTTGCCGACAGGCTGTTCCTCAATTTTTGTTTGCGCAATTTCATAGCCAAACAGGTTATAGCTATTCAATAAGATACTGTCTGTTCCTTTAATTACCGAAGGATTAAATGCGCCATATTTAGAAGCGCTCAGGGCATTTATTTTTTTAGAATTGACGTTGATACTGTAAATGTTGTTGATTCCATTGTAATGGGCGTTAAAGGCGATGTTTGCACCGATGAATACTGGCCTGCTTAATTGTTGCGGAGTTTCACTGATCAGTTGAGTAGTTTTGCCGTCAGCATCCACTGTCCAGAGTGCTTTACCTGCTTCTTTGACACTGATATAAGTAATTACAGAGCCGTCATTGTTGAAAGATGGGGTTTGGATTAACAGGTTTTCAGGATTCTTATATGTCCGGAGGATCTTACCATTTGCAGCATCCATCACGATTAATTTTACTTTATTGCTCAGGTCAATTTGTACGGCAACGATCTTAGACCCATCCGCAGAAAGGGTAGGAGAGAAGATTCTTGATCTGGAACTTAACTTATTCAGTTTTTTGGTTTGCAGGTTATAAGTACAGATTACGCTGTAACTCCTTTGTTGAAATCTCGGATCGAGCCTGACTTCGTCCCAGACGATCAGATCGTTTGCGTAACTGAACCAAGGTTGCTCCTGCTGACCAATTCCTTGTATTCTTTGCTCTTTTTTATCTTTATCGATCAGCATCAGCGCTGCTGGCATAGCTTTACTTTGTTTAAGGACCAGGATTTTTCCGTCAGGCATTTTCACCGGAAGGAAATAGTCTGTTGCATATTTTGCTTCCCGGTTCAATACCGCATAATCTTTAACAGGACTAAGCCGGGCTTGCTTTTCCCAGTCTGCTTTGACTTTTGCCGAAGTATATTCGTACCATTGCTTACCGTTTTTGCCACTGAATTTTTTAAGACTTTTGGCAAATGGATAAATGCGCACCGGACGATCTTTAATATCAGTTAATACGCTGTCGAAAACAAACTTTCCGGCAGCTTGTCTGATTTGAGAAGCCATCAGGTAACCGGTCTGATAATAACCTGGTGTCACATCTTTTTGAGAACCGAAATTTGCTTTACTGTAAGAGAGGTTTTTTCCTTGCAGCAGCGCAGTCCGGTAAGGCATAATCCAGTTGGGCTGTCTGCCGCGTCCCACATCGGTCAGAGAAGTTTCATTGGAAACTGCATCTCCTTCAAAGAACCATAAAGGGATACTTACCCCCATCCATGCGAAGTAAACTTCTTCGGGAAATGGATAAGGCCTGCCACTAGTCAGCTTATCGAACTGAGCAGCGTGACGCAATTCATGGACGGCCAGGTTATTCAACCAGTCCTGACTATCAAATTGCTGGGGAGGGGTAGTGTTGAATTCTGACTTTTTAGGGCCAAGCTGAACGAAGCCATTTGCAATTACACCCTGATTTTGAAATACAATCGGAATGGTGGTTTTCCTGACATTCAGGCTGCGGCCAACTTTAGGAAAGATGTAGCGGATATTATTGGCCATCCGCTGTGCTTCAGTTTCCATTTCTACCGGGTAAATGATTTGGAATCCTGAGGTATTGATTTGTCTCCAGTTTACACCAAAAGGGTTCTGCTGTCCGCCAAAAATCTGAGCGGTGGCTTTATCTGTGATAAAAATTGAGATGAGTAGTATTAAGGCAGTGATTATAAATTTATTATTCTTTGTTTTATAGTGCATTATGTTGTTGTACTAAAAGAATTGTTTTTTTGAATGGATGTTTTTCCTTGTGCTGAAGATACAGTTATTCCGCACAAATTATCAACAAATTTATATGCTAAATTTAAATGGAAATTTGGTTACCCTGGAAGATAATTAACTTTTACTCTGGCGTTTCTTATAGATTGGATATAAGAATACAGCGCCTAAAATCAGGGCAGAACCCATATAAAATCCGGCAGACATCGTCTCTTTGTGGCCAAAGAAAAGGAAGGCTAAAATAATCCCGTAAACAGGTTCCATATTACTGATCAGTGCAACGCGGAAAGCAGACAGTGTGCGCATCACAGAGACCCCGGCAATGTAAGCAAGCGCGGTACAGACCGTTCCTAGTATCATCAGGTAAATCCAGTCGGATACGCTCAGGTTGAAACTTTCATTCAGCAGGCTATGGTCAAATAAACGGTAAATGGTAATCCAGAAAAAAGCACCGGAAAGCTCATAAAAGCTAATTACTTTGGCATCGCTTTTTTGTGCAAAGTTAGAATTGATGATAGAGAACAAGCTGGAAGCTACTGCTGCAGAAAGACCGAAAATGATGCCCGCTGTATAATTGGATTCGAAATGAAAGATCAGATAAATCCCAAAAATGATCACTATTCCAATAAAGATATCGCTGAGCTGAATCGCGGTCCTTTTAATGACAGGTTCAAGGATCGCGGTAAACAAGGTGAAAGAGGAGAGGCATACCAGCGTTACGGATACTGTTGATACTTTGATGGCCTGAAAGAAAAGAATCCAGTGAAGGGCTACAATACTGCCAGTAAAAAAGAACTGCAGAAACTCTTTTTTTGTTACCCTGATACTGAATTTTGTAGCTTTAAAATAGATCAGTAAAGTGATGCTGGCAATTAATACCCTGTACCAGACCATTTCAACTGAACCAATAGAGATCAGCGCACCCAGAATTCCGGTGAATCCCCAGATAAAAACAGTAGCATGAAGAATCAGCAGGTTTCTGTTGATTTCCGAAGGAGAGAGCGGTTTCATTATTTAGGTGCTTTTTTTAACAGATAAAGACCCAGTAATCCGAAGAATATAGTGGGGATCAGAACAGCCAGCAGGGGTGGGATTCCGCCTTTGAGCGAGAACATCTTCGCAAACTGGTTCATCACAATGTAAAGGAAACTCAGAATAATCCCTATGCCTAAAGGCAGGCCAACACCTCCTCTTACCTTACGGGAAGAAAGCGCGACTCCAATCAGGGTTAATACAAATGCCGAAAGCGGTTGTAACCAACGTTTATATTGTTCGAAAAGTAAATCATTTTCTATACCTGTACCCCTGGTTTTTTCCTTTTTGATCTTATCAGAAAGCTCCTTATTGGTTAAGATCTCATAAATGTTATCATAGGCAGAGAAATCATCCGGACGCATATCCAGAATAGTATCTTTAGGCTTATCAACGCTCTTAAACATATTTTCTTTCAGCCCGTTGATTGTTCTGATCGAATAGTTGGTTAATTTCCAGCTGCGTTTTAGTGAATCCCATTTAATCTGATCTGCAATTACCTTTTTAGTCAGTACATCACCTTTGAAATTATCCAGCATAAAACGGTAACCCGTTTTGGTTTTATTCTCAAAACTCTCCATATAGATATAGGTATTGTTATCTAATTTCATGTGAATCTGGAGCTTACTGGTTGGGTCATTTTTTTTTACATAGGTGTTTTCAAACGTATTCTTGAGCTGATTGGTATAGGGGAGAACATATAAATTGGAACCCAGATTGGCTGCAAATATGATAAATGCGGAAATGAAATAGGGTTGTAAAAAACGATTGAAACTTACACCTCCGCTTAAAATCGGGACAATCTCAGTCTGATCGGCCATTTTTGCGGTAAAGAAAATTACGGCAATGAAGTTGATCAGCGGAGAAAGCATGTTTACGTAAAAAGGAATAGAACCTGCGTAATATTGGGAAAGAACCTGCCAGGCAGACAACTTACTTCTTAAGAAGTCGTCCATTTTTTCTGATAAATCAAAAATTACGATAATGACCACGAAAATACTCAGGGTATAAATGAATGTACCCAGGTATTTCCCGATAATATAACGGTCAATAATTTTAAATCTGCCCTTGAGGATATTCATTTATAATTTATTCCCTAATATAGTCACCATTTTGTTTTTCCAGGCGTAAAACTCGCCGCTGATGATCTTTTCTCTGGCTTCTTTAACTAACCAAAGGTAGAAATGGAGGTTATGCAAAGTTGCAATTTGCGCACCTAACATTTCTTTCGAATGCATCAGGTGCCTCAGATATGCTTTTGAATAAACCTGGTCAGCGTATAAATCACTTTCTGCATCGATAGGAGAAAAATCATCAGCCCATTTTTTATTGCCAATGTTAATGATCCCGTTTCTGGTGAAAAGCATTCCGTTCCTCGCATTTCTGGTCGGCATTACACAGTCGAACATATCTATTCCTAACGCTATATTTTCTAAAATATTGATCGGAGTACCCACACCCATTAAATAACGTGGTTTATCGGCAGGTAAAATGTCGCAGACTACTTCGGTCATGCCGTACATTTCTTCTGCTGGCTCTCCTACCGAAAGGCCGCCAATCGCATTTCCTTCACGCCCCATGGAAGCAATAAATTCTGCAGATTTCTTTCTCAGGTCTTTGTAAACAGATCCCTGAACTATAGGGAATAAGGTTTGATCGAAGCCATATTTAGGCTCAGTGGTATCAAAACGTGCGCAGCAACGTTTTAACCAGCGGTGAGTCATGTTAATTGAATTCGCTGCATATTTATAATCACATGGATAAGGCGTACATTCATCGAAAGCCATAATAATATCAGCACCGATAGTCCGTTGAATATCCATTGCATATTCAGGAGTGAAAAGGTGTTTTGAACCGTCAATATGTGAACGGAAAGTAACTCCTTCTTCTTTGATTTTGTTGACTTTACTTAAAGAATAGACCTGGTAGCCTCCGCTATCTGTTAAAATCGGGCGGTCCCAGCCTATAAATTTATGCAATCCACCTGCACCTTCCAGCACGTCAAGTCCTGGCCGCAAGTATAAATGATAAGTATTTCCTAAAATAATCTGTGCATCAATATCATTTTTAAGCTCGCGCTGATGAACGGCTTTTACCGTTCCTGCGGTGCCCACGGGCATAAAAATCGGTGTTTGGATATCTCCATGAGCAGTAGTAACTGTTCCTGCCCTTGCTTTTGACTGAGGGTCGTTTGCCTGTAAGGTAAATTTCATAAATGTGTGTACGCTTCAAAAAATCTCGGCAAAAGTATGAAAAAACACCCGGTTCTCGATTTTTTTATCAATATATGGCTGCATTACAGATTAAAAATCAGAAATTTGGCGCTTGTCAAAAAAACCATTGTGGAATTAACCTTACTAGAGAGTTGCCTGCTGGGTGCCCTCGTTTTTTGTTTTGCCGTTCAGCTGTATTTTAGTTTATTTATACATTTAAAACTGGCCCTTGTTAAAGTAGAAGAGTTGCCAGCACAGGCTGCCAGGCCATTGAGCGTAATTATTTGCGCGCGGAATGAGGCAGAAAACCTGACGCAGTATTTACCTGCAGTTTTACAGCAGGACTATCCTGATTTTGAGGTTATTGTAGTGAATGATCGTTCCTGGGATCAAACCCGCGAAGTATTGAAAGGCTTTGTTGCACAATATAAACACCTGAAAGTAGTGACAGTTGCTGAAGGAGAAAAGTTTATTGCCGGTAAAAAATTCGCGGTAACCATGGGAATTAAGGCCGCTGCTCATGAGTGGCTGGTTTTTACAGATGCAGATTGTGTACCTGCTTCAGAGCACTGGTTATCAGGAATGCAGCAGCCGGAAAATGACGAGACGGCAATTGTACTTGGATACTCTCCTTATATCCGTAAACGTGGTTTATTGAACAGTCTGATCCGTTTTGAGACCTTTTTTACTGCTGTCAATTACCTGGCTTTTGCTATTCAGGGCATGCCTTATATGGGCGTTGGCAGAAACATGGCCTATAAAAAGTCTCTGTTTTTTAAGAATAAAGGCTTTGCAGCACATATGCACATTCCATCAGGGGATGATGACTTATTCGTGAATGCACATGCTACGGCCCGCAATACAGAAATTCGTTTAAACCGCAGCACACAGGTGTGGTCTGTGCCAAATACGAGTTTCTCAGCTTACCTCAGACAGAAGAAAAGACATTTTGGTGCCGGTAAATTCTACAAAGCCAGACATAAATTTATTTTATCTGTACAGATTATATTTCAGTTTCTGTTCTATGCGCTGTTTGTCGCATTATTGTTTTTTAAACCTGCTAATTACCTGGCTGGTGGTGTTTTTGCACTGAGCCTGATCATTAGAAGTTTTATTTATCCCCGTTTGCTCAAACGCCTCAATTACCCTGATTTGAGATGGTGGTTTCCTGTTTTGGATATTCTGCTTTTCATTTTTCTGGTGTTTAATGGCATTCTGTCTATATTTGTTAAAAAAGTAAAGTGGAAATAACCTCAGCCCTCGTACAAAAGTATTTTAAAGATCTCAGTGCAGATCAGATCGGAAAGTTTGATCAGTTGTTTGAATTATATAGTTTCTGGAATGCGCAGATCAATGTGATCTCCAGGAAGGATATTGAAGAATTATATGAGCGTCATATCCTGCATTCTTTAGGAATCGCTAAATTCTGTACATTCAAACCAGGGGAAAAAGTCCTTGATGTGGGTACTGGAGGCGGTTTTCCGGGTATTCCTTTAGCAATATTATTTCCTGAAACAGAGTTTCACCTGGTAGATTCTATTGGTAAAAAGATTAAGGTGGTTACTGAAGTTGCTGCTGCACTGGGCTTGAAAAATGTAAAAGCATCTCATTTAAGAGCAGAGCAGGTGGACGATAAATATGATTTCGTGGTATCCCGCGCAGTTACCCGTCTGATAGATTTTTATCCATGGATTAAAGATAAATTCAATAAAA from Pedobacter sp. WC2423 carries:
- a CDS encoding glycosyltransferase — translated: MKKHPVLDFFINIWLHYRLKIRNLALVKKTIVELTLLESCLLGALVFCFAVQLYFSLFIHLKLALVKVEELPAQAARPLSVIICARNEAENLTQYLPAVLQQDYPDFEVIVVNDRSWDQTREVLKGFVAQYKHLKVVTVAEGEKFIAGKKFAVTMGIKAAAHEWLVFTDADCVPASEHWLSGMQQPENDETAIVLGYSPYIRKRGLLNSLIRFETFFTAVNYLAFAIQGMPYMGVGRNMAYKKSLFFKNKGFAAHMHIPSGDDDLFVNAHATARNTEIRLNRSTQVWSVPNTSFSAYLRQKKRHFGAGKFYKARHKFILSVQIIFQFLFYALFVALLFFKPANYLAGGVFALSLIIRSFIYPRLLKRLNYPDLRWWFPVLDILLFIFLVFNGILSIFVKKVKWK
- the rsmG gene encoding 16S rRNA (guanine(527)-N(7))-methyltransferase RsmG, which gives rise to MEITSALVQKYFKDLSADQIGKFDQLFELYSFWNAQINVISRKDIEELYERHILHSLGIAKFCTFKPGEKVLDVGTGGGFPGIPLAILFPETEFHLVDSIGKKIKVVTEVAAALGLKNVKASHLRAEQVDDKYDFVVSRAVTRLIDFYPWIKDKFNKNSKNAIANGILYLKGGELEEEIKESRLKAELYPLAAYFEEDFFETKFVVYIPC